One genomic window of Conexivisphaerales archaeon includes the following:
- the rpiA gene encoding ribose 5-phosphate isomerase A, which produces MRFDLLDLGDLRESLLTSKRIGLGSGRTVAAFLRYAASAGILNREASYIPSSSQIASVAYELGLALGSDQRVEDVQVTVDGADQVLPSNVFIKGGGGALLKEKILWSVSNLVYVMVTREKLSQKLTVPIPLEVHPMAINAVISRVSDLGGKGVLRVLERGYIYTTENGNVIVDVTIRRKNVSRLERELKTIPGVLEVGIFTDGRAKLCVVPD; this is translated from the coding sequence TTGAGGTTCGACCTTCTCGACCTTGGCGATCTTAGGGAGAGTCTTCTTACTTCAAAGAGGATAGGTCTGGGAAGTGGTAGAACGGTAGCAGCATTTCTTCGTTATGCTGCTTCTGCAGGAATTCTGAACAGAGAGGCGTCATACATACCATCATCCAGCCAGATAGCATCCGTAGCCTATGAGTTAGGCCTGGCTCTTGGCTCAGACCAGAGGGTTGAAGATGTGCAAGTAACTGTCGATGGAGCCGATCAAGTTCTTCCTTCGAACGTCTTCATAAAGGGAGGCGGAGGGGCGCTGCTGAAGGAAAAGATACTCTGGTCTGTTTCAAACCTGGTCTATGTGATGGTCACCAGGGAGAAACTATCTCAGAAGCTGACAGTTCCTATACCTCTTGAGGTTCACCCTATGGCCATAAACGCAGTGATAAGCAGGGTCTCGGACCTTGGAGGTAAGGGAGTACTCAGGGTTCTCGAGAGAGGTTACATATACACTACAGAAAACGGGAACGTCATAGTAGATGTAACGATAAGAAGAAAGAACGTATCAAGGCTTGAAAGAGAGCTGAAGACTATTCCTGGGGTTCTTGAAGTTGGAATCTTCACAGACGGAAGAGCGAAGCTATGCGTGGTACCTGACTGA
- a CDS encoding LSm family protein: MAADMTFKVLNDSVGKVVLIKLKGNKVIRGSLQGFDQHMNLILESSEEMFPDGKANPLGTIIVRGDNVVLISPPPETGESGKQ; this comes from the coding sequence TTGGCTGCGGATATGACGTTTAAGGTATTGAACGACAGTGTAGGTAAAGTTGTCCTGATCAAGCTGAAGGGGAACAAGGTGATAAGGGGGAGTCTGCAGGGATTTGACCAGCACATGAACCTGATCCTTGAATCATCAGAGGAGATGTTTCCTGATGGTAAAGCTAACCCTCTCGGCACGATAATAGTCAGAGGGGATAATGTTGTTTTAATCTCTCCCCCGCCAGAGACTGGAGAGTCTGGTAAGCAATGA
- a CDS encoding PUA domain-containing protein: MKVVYLSKREAKELSKRMLNEWGKFGVRSLEVEKRVEVDEDKSLLIGKNVVLQKGDVLAPFVGDETLCSLFPSVKIDMGAIKFITNGANVMRPGIKEFSVDFQKDDVVIVRDEKFGKPIAVCSALISSEEAKGADKGAVLKNISYVGDRFWQVYKEYSAAAK, encoded by the coding sequence TTGAAGGTAGTCTATCTATCCAAAAGAGAGGCGAAGGAGTTATCGAAGAGAATGCTGAACGAATGGGGAAAGTTCGGGGTTAGGAGTCTGGAGGTTGAAAAGAGGGTCGAGGTGGATGAAGATAAATCCCTGCTCATAGGGAAGAATGTTGTACTACAGAAGGGCGATGTTCTTGCGCCTTTTGTCGGGGACGAAACCCTTTGCAGCCTGTTTCCTTCTGTAAAGATAGACATGGGAGCCATCAAGTTCATCACAAACGGGGCAAACGTGATGAGGCCTGGAATCAAGGAGTTTTCAGTAGACTTTCAGAAGGACGATGTGGTAATTGTCAGAGATGAGAAATTCGGGAAGCCGATAGCTGTATGCTCGGCTCTTATCAGCAGCGAAGAAGCAAAGGGAGCTGATAAGGGCGCTGTTCTGAAGAACATATCTTACGTTGGAGACAGGTTCTGGCAGGTGTACAAAGAATATTCAGCTGCTGCGAAGTAA
- a CDS encoding HD domain-containing protein, translating into MKYQHNTVNASELIKAAEQLKTVPRLGWLLKGVKRPESVADHSYAVALISMVVADIYQLDTLHMLRLAILHDISESLVGDIQPEDLSKQKKHKLEKRAFMALTSKLPYRVKRMYRKTFDEFIKNESKEARLVAQIDKLEMALQAENYRKKGYKELDEFFKTAEKKVKDQRLIEIMRYLLLRSS; encoded by the coding sequence GTGAAATATCAGCATAATACTGTGAACGCTTCAGAGTTGATTAAAGCAGCTGAGCAGTTGAAAACTGTACCCAGGCTCGGCTGGCTTTTGAAAGGAGTAAAGAGACCAGAATCGGTAGCAGACCATTCCTACGCAGTTGCACTGATATCGATGGTGGTAGCTGATATCTATCAGCTGGACACGCTGCATATGCTGAGGCTTGCGATCCTGCATGATATTAGCGAGAGCCTTGTAGGCGATATTCAGCCTGAAGACCTGTCCAAGCAGAAAAAACACAAGCTGGAGAAGAGAGCATTCATGGCTTTAACAAGTAAATTGCCGTACAGAGTGAAGAGGATGTATAGGAAGACATTCGATGAATTCATCAAAAACGAAAGCAAGGAAGCCAGGCTTGTAGCACAGATAGACAAGCTGGAGATGGCCCTGCAGGCAGAGAACTACAGAAAGAAGGGATACAAAGAGCTTGACGAATTCTTTAAGACTGCTGAAAAGAAGGTGAAGGATCAGAGACTGATTGAAATAATGAGATACCTTTTACTTCGCAGCAGCTGA
- a CDS encoding cell division protein SepF — protein sequence MGQEIVGAKERQTSTYLKAYPMKSIDDVAKVKEDLRNNSIVILRITPLAQRSIDDLKKAVEELYEYAEGMGGDIARLGEERIVITPPSVKIWRSISQ from the coding sequence ATGGGACAGGAGATAGTTGGTGCAAAGGAAAGGCAGACATCTACCTATCTTAAGGCATACCCGATGAAATCTATCGATGATGTGGCAAAGGTCAAGGAGGACCTCAGGAATAACTCGATAGTGATTCTTAGAATCACGCCTCTTGCACAGAGAAGCATAGACGACCTGAAGAAGGCTGTGGAAGAGCTGTATGAATACGCAGAAGGGATGGGTGGAGATATAGCAAGGCTGGGTGAAGAAAGGATAGTGATAACCCCGCCCAGCGTGAAGATCTGGCGCTCGATAAGCCAGTAA